One segment of Eretmochelys imbricata isolate rEreImb1 chromosome 5, rEreImb1.hap1, whole genome shotgun sequence DNA contains the following:
- the LOC144265324 gene encoding endogenous retrovirus group K member 21 Gag polyprotein-like isoform X2 yields MGSSLSALQVQHRSELQYLLRKAQHDCPTRELTLLLQEVSAQCPWYPEAGTLKLADWEQLGQTLHEEPRAPVQALHAWHLCRDAIQRVASDRPTLARLAISPRPSAPAAIPRPGDATQRVTSERPSPASTEGLPIPPPPSAPAAIPPPASPPVPLLPPPPWPSPPEPVCDHPPPVGPHAPGPPGGSSASAQRLSLVQQMVHAAKTHSDITADELADLVSVCQVTWQDDGQGNQVANWVSLPYSVIRDLKKAIHEFGLTSTYVSGLIEGLGTGYTLIPEDWKVLLRMMLTPSQYVIWLSEFRQMGERQAQVYREQGVIYEQLAREGQFATVQMQSQLPQAVFPIISTCAQHAFRKVPDSGKPTKSFASIRQGAESFMDFTNRLQEAILRQVDNPAAAQEILLKMAVENANEDCHRAVQAAQASGILELSDMLRACQNIGTQAHKAVVMAAALQKSGKEGKRCYHCVILLCLGYLLKAMHALIACYVGRTVVGSGPVCATGTETAWHGTRGCRTPYRSFS; encoded by the exons atgggaagctccctctctgctttgcaagtgcaacaccgtagtgagctacagtatttgctgcgtaaggctcagcatgactgccccactcgagaactcactctcctgctacaggaggtgagtgcccagtgcccgtggtaccctgaagccggaacccttaagctagcggactgggagcagTTGGGCCAGACACTGCacgaagagcctcgggcgcccgtgcaggctctacatgcctggcatctctgccgcgacgcgatacagcgtgtcgcctcggacaggccCACCCTCGCGAGGCTGGCGATCTCGCCACGCCCgtctgctcctgcagccatcccccgtcctggcgatgcgacacagcgtgtcacctcggaaaggccctctccggcgtcaacagaggggctgccgatcccgccacccccgtccgctcctgcagccatccctccccctgcttcgcccccagtgcctctattaccaccgcctccctggccttccccaccggagccggtgtgtgatcaccctccccccgtggggccccatgctccggggccccccggggggtccTCCGCGTCTGCTCagcggctttcgctggtgcaacaaatggttcacgcagcgaagactcactcagatattacagcagatgagctggctgatctggtctcagtttgtcaggtgacctggcaggatgatggccagggcaaccaggttgcaaactgggtcagtttgccctactcggtgatcagagactTAAAGAAAGCGATTCacgagttcggcctcactagcacgtatgtaagtggtctcattgaagggctaggtactgggtacaccctgatccctgaagattggaaggtgCTGTTGCGtatgatgctgacgcccagtcagtatgttatttggcttagtgaattTCGGCAGATGggggaacgccaagcccaggtgtatagagagcaaggtgtcatttatgagcaaTTGGCcagggagggccagtttgctactgttcagatgcagtctcaactccctcaggccgtcttccccattatttccacctgcgcccagcatgctttccggaaggtcccggattcaggcaagcctaccaaaagctttgccagtatccgtcagggtgcagagtcctttatggattttaccaacagattgcaggaggctatcctccgacaggtggataaccctgcggcagctcaggagatcctgttaaaaatggcagttgaaaatgcgaacgaggattgccaccgtgctgtccaggctgcacaagcctctggaattctagagctgtcagacatgctgcgggcgtgccaaaacatcggaactcaagcacataaagctgTGGTTATGGCCGCTGCCCTGcagaaaagcgggaaggaggggaagcgttgttaccactgtg tcatactcctctgcctgggctacttactgaaggcaatgcACGCGCTGATCGCGTGTTACGTGggcag gaccgttgtgggttccggcccggtgtgtgcgaccggcactgaaacagcatggcatggcaccaggggctgtcgaacgccataccggagtttcagctga
- the LOC144265324 gene encoding endogenous retrovirus group K member 21 Gag polyprotein-like isoform X1 has translation MGSSLSALQVQHRSELQYLLRKAQHDCPTRELTLLLQEVSAQCPWYPEAGTLKLADWEQLGQTLHEEPRAPVQALHAWHLCRDAIQRVASDRPTLARLAISPRPSAPAAIPRPGDATQRVTSERPSPASTEGLPIPPPPSAPAAIPPPASPPVPLLPPPPWPSPPEPVCDHPPPVGPHAPGPPGGSSASAQRLSLVQQMVHAAKTHSDITADELADLVSVCQVTWQDDGQGNQVANWVSLPYSVIRDLKKAIHEFGLTSTYVSGLIEGLGTGYTLIPEDWKVLLRMMLTPSQYVIWLSEFRQMGERQAQVYREQGVIYEQLAREGQFATVQMQSQLPQAVFPIISTCAQHAFRKVPDSGKPTKSFASIRQGAESFMDFTNRLQEAILRQVDNPAAAQEILLKMAVENANEDCHRAVQAAQASGILELSDMLRACQNIGTQAHKAVVMAAALQKSGKEGKRCYHCGKEGHFQQECRSSTVPARPSKKCPKCRKGYHWANQCRSGSGNRTTGSPRTQGQTGVFPLRQLFLCFKTHRLHEDGDCRKCRS, from the coding sequence atgggaagctccctctctgctttgcaagtgcaacaccgtagtgagctacagtatttgctgcgtaaggctcagcatgactgccccactcgagaactcactctcctgctacaggaggtgagtgcccagtgcccgtggtaccctgaagccggaacccttaagctagcggactgggagcagTTGGGCCAGACACTGCacgaagagcctcgggcgcccgtgcaggctctacatgcctggcatctctgccgcgacgcgatacagcgtgtcgcctcggacaggccCACCCTCGCGAGGCTGGCGATCTCGCCACGCCCgtctgctcctgcagccatcccccgtcctggcgatgcgacacagcgtgtcacctcggaaaggccctctccggcgtcaacagaggggctgccgatcccgccacccccgtccgctcctgcagccatccctccccctgcttcgcccccagtgcctctattaccaccgcctccctggccttccccaccggagccggtgtgtgatcaccctccccccgtggggccccatgctccggggccccccggggggtccTCCGCGTCTGCTCagcggctttcgctggtgcaacaaatggttcacgcagcgaagactcactcagatattacagcagatgagctggctgatctggtctcagtttgtcaggtgacctggcaggatgatggccagggcaaccaggttgcaaactgggtcagtttgccctactcggtgatcagagactTAAAGAAAGCGATTCacgagttcggcctcactagcacgtatgtaagtggtctcattgaagggctaggtactgggtacaccctgatccctgaagattggaaggtgCTGTTGCGtatgatgctgacgcccagtcagtatgttatttggcttagtgaattTCGGCAGATGggggaacgccaagcccaggtgtatagagagcaaggtgtcatttatgagcaaTTGGCcagggagggccagtttgctactgttcagatgcagtctcaactccctcaggccgtcttccccattatttccacctgcgcccagcatgctttccggaaggtcccggattcaggcaagcctaccaaaagctttgccagtatccgtcagggtgcagagtcctttatggattttaccaacagattgcaggaggctatcctccgacaggtggataaccctgcggcagctcaggagatcctgttaaaaatggcagttgaaaatgcgaacgaggattgccaccgtgctgtccaggctgcacaagcctctggaattctagagctgtcagacatgctgcgggcgtgccaaaacatcggaactcaagcacataaagctgTGGTTATGGCCGCTGCCCTGcagaaaagcgggaaggaggggaagcgttgttaccactgtggtaaggagggtcactttcagcaggagtgccgctcatcgacggtgcccgcccgcccctcaaagaagtgccccaagtgtcggaagggctatcactgggctaatcagtgtcgtagcgggtcgggaaaccgcacgacaggttccccccgaacccagggccaaacgggggtgtttccactcagacaactgttcctctgctttaaaacccatagactccatgaagatggcgactgccggaagtgcaggtcttga